The genomic segment ATCGACATGGGACAGAGTACATCCCACCAATGAATAAAGGTTTCCAATACAACCTTTATAAAGAATGGAAAGAATATCGTCCAAAAACACTCACAAAATCTCAGCTTATCAAAGAGGAAGCTCGTTCTAACACCTTTGCACAAATATTAATAAAATCCGCACGTAGAAAGGATATTGCCATTCATAATGAAGGACCGGCTATCCGAAATGTAATACGTAAATCAAAAAGAAGTGTTTTTGTTCCAGCTATCCTACGAAATACCGAGATACCAACGAAAGTGTTAATTGAATGTGCTAATTTAAACAATCCCTCAGACTTAAAAAATTCTGCTGACCCTGTCTGGCGACAGAAAATGGCAGAGGCTATTGCTGAGGCCATCGAACAATATTTTGAAATACAATAAGAAACAATTCTACATCATCAGAAAATAATCATCTTTGTTATAATGAATAGATTATGTACCTTTTGTAGGATGATACAAAATGAGTGAAAAACAACCATCAGAAACAATATCGACAAACCAGACATGTGCAATTATCATGGCAGGCGGAATTGGTGAACGGTTTTGGCCATTATCTCAACCGAACAAGCCCAAACAATTTCTACCATTCGGCACTAATAATAATACATTGATTCAAGATGCTTTAGAACGTGCTACTCAAATTGCACCTTTAGAAAACATATACATCGCCACATCCAAAGAACTTAAACCTATATTTGAAACAATAGGATTATTACCACCTTCCCAAATTCTTGCTGAACCATGCCGTAGAAATACTGCTGGTTGCCTTTCCTTTGTGCTTGCGAACTTACTTGCTAAACAACAAGACTTAACAGATATTACTATGGCAGTTCTTACCGCAGACCAGCGGATTGAACCACTTGAGAACTTTGTCAAAGTAGCAAATGTCATTATTCAATACGTAGCAACGCATGATGTTCTTGGAATTATTGGAATACCCCCTACACGCCCCGAAACTGGATTTGGCTACATCGAAGCCATACACGAACAGAAAATTAATATTAATGACATCAATATATACCCCCTCAAAAAGTTCCACGAAAAACCAAAAGAAACTGTTGCTAAGAGTTACATCAAATCGAAAAATTTCTACTGGAACAGTGGTATGTTCTTCTGGAACGTAAAAACATTTCTAAATGAACTTCATAAAGCAAGTCCCATTCATTGGGATTCCATCATACAAATGAAAAATGCAGTCATAAACAACGATTCAGAAAAGGTAGAGGCTGTATTTAACAATCTACCTGATATATCAATTGATTATGCCCTGATGGAGAAAACAAACAACGTAGTTGTAGCAGAGGCAATATTTCAATGGGACGATTTAGGTTCATGGACATCATTAGAACGGGTTTTGCCTAAGGATGAAAACGGAAATATTCTTCATGGCAATTCAGTCTGCTTAAAGAGCAACAATTCTATTATCTACAATGATGATACTATCCCAATAACAATAACCACATTAGGGATAGAAAATCTGGTTGTGGCTGTTTCAAATGGTGTTGTCCTTATTATGAATAAAAATGAAGCACAAAACTTAAAACAACTTTTAGAAAAATTTAAACAATCCAAAAAAAATAATGAACAATAAAATATCAAGATTGGTTAAACTGTGTTTCCTATAAGAGATTATAATCCACGGAAAAGTACACCAATTGTGGTGATTTCTTTAATTGCTTTTAACACGTTTATTTATTTTCAATATTTTGATTTCCAAGAACAAAAACTGCTACAACTGTTTTCTATATTAGGAATAGTTCCTGCTCACTTTCGGTTTATAACGCTTATTACACATCAATTTCTGCATGGAGGCTTACTTCATTTAATATCAAACATGTGGGCTCTATGGATTTTTGGGGATAACATCGAAGACCGTATAGGGCATGGACGTTTCCTAATTTTTTATCTACTATGTGGTATTAGTGCTGGTTTAATACATACAATAACACAACCCAGTTCTACCGTTCCCTGTGTCGGGGCATCCGGAGCAATCTCCGGCGTTATTGGTTCATACTTATTCTTATACCCAACAGCAAGAATCTGGTGTGTAGTTCCTATTATCATTTACCTTTACTCTATAACAGTACCTGCGATTGTATTTGGAATTATATGGTTTCTTATCCAATTAATGAATGGGCTCATAGTAATGGCAAGTAATGAAGATGTTGCAGGTGTTGCATGGTGGGCACATATTGGCGGTTTTATCGCAGGCATCCTCCTACTTCCCTTGTTCCTTAAAAAAGAAGAACCCGATGAATCTGATACAGATATGTATTTATAAAGACATACGTCAAACCAAAAGATTATAAATTCTTTCCCCCCAAAACTCAATAAAATATAACAGTAAACCCATGTTAGAAAAAAGCAAAGAAATTTTGTTATAATATCACCATTACTCTTCCCCATATATGTTTAGTCGGGAATTTTTGTATACGCTATAAGGTTTTTTATTTTAAATTCAAGATAAGGAGTAAAGGCAATGGCAGCGATTGTTGACCCAGAAAAATGCACTGGTTGTGGTAGTTGTGTTGACGTGTGCCCAACAGAAGCAATTCATTTAAACGATGACGGCAAGGCAGTCGTCGACCCTGATAAATGCGGTGATTGTGGTGCATGTGTCGATGAATGCCCTTCCGAAGCCATTTCATTACCTGAATAAAAAAATAAGGTGTAATTCCTTAATTTCACATAAAAAGATAACAGTATGAATTATGTCTTTGGTCCGGTATACTCCCGAAGATTGGGGAAATCTTTGGGTATTGATACGGTACCATTTAAAATATGTTCTCAAGATTGCATCTACTGCCAATTAGGACCTACTACTTGTAAATCGCTGGAACGTGCATCATTTTGTTCTCCGGAAGTAATTATTAAGGAACTGCTTCAGAAATTACAGACATCTAAAACAGATTATATAACCTTGGCCGGTTCCGGCGAGCCAACGTTATGTTTAGAATTGGGACAGGTTATTTCCAAAATAAAAAAAGTAACTTCTATCCCAGTGGTAGTTTTAACAAATGGATTGTTAATGTCCCGCCAAGAAGTTCGAGAAGAACTGAAACAGGCAGATGTGGTTTGCCCATCTTTAGATGCAGGAAATGAATATGTATTTCAGAGGGTAAACAGACCTGTCCCAGGT from the Candidatus Hydrogenedens sp. genome contains:
- a CDS encoding 4Fe-4S binding protein, whose amino-acid sequence is MAAIVDPEKCTGCGSCVDVCPTEAIHLNDDGKAVVDPDKCGDCGACVDECPSEAISLPE
- a CDS encoding sugar phosphate nucleotidyltransferase, with the protein product MSEKQPSETISTNQTCAIIMAGGIGERFWPLSQPNKPKQFLPFGTNNNTLIQDALERATQIAPLENIYIATSKELKPIFETIGLLPPSQILAEPCRRNTAGCLSFVLANLLAKQQDLTDITMAVLTADQRIEPLENFVKVANVIIQYVATHDVLGIIGIPPTRPETGFGYIEAIHEQKININDINIYPLKKFHEKPKETVAKSYIKSKNFYWNSGMFFWNVKTFLNELHKASPIHWDSIIQMKNAVINNDSEKVEAVFNNLPDISIDYALMEKTNNVVVAEAIFQWDDLGSWTSLERVLPKDENGNILHGNSVCLKSNNSIIYNDDTIPITITTLGIENLVVAVSNGVVLIMNKNEAQNLKQLLEKFKQSKKNNEQ
- a CDS encoding rhomboid family intramembrane serine protease, whose product is MFPIRDYNPRKSTPIVVISLIAFNTFIYFQYFDFQEQKLLQLFSILGIVPAHFRFITLITHQFLHGGLLHLISNMWALWIFGDNIEDRIGHGRFLIFYLLCGISAGLIHTITQPSSTVPCVGASGAISGVIGSYLFLYPTARIWCVVPIIIYLYSITVPAIVFGIIWFLIQLMNGLIVMASNEDVAGVAWWAHIGGFIAGILLLPLFLKKEEPDESDTDMYL